GAGCGCCGCAGCAATTTGCGCCTGCCCGTAGCCTAAGGAGGCAAGCCATTTCACTTGCGAAAGCAAGCGGAAATGGGCGGCGAGCAGCGCCAAAATTTTGATCGGCTCTTCATTGTTTTCAAGCAGATCATAAAACGTCTGCAACGCTGCTGGAATGTCGCGCTTCGCCACTTGCTCGACAAGCACAAATACGTTTTCTTCCGGCGTGCGGGCGACAAGCCGCTCAACCGCCGCCGCCTCGATGGTTCCGCCCGATCCGGCAAACAGGGCCAATTTATCGATTTCATTCGCCAAGGCGGAAAGCTGCGTCCCGGCCCGCCGCAACAGGACATCAATCGCCTCGTCGCTTGCTTGCGCCCCTTGGCTCTCGATGCGGCGCCGCACCCAGGCACGCAGCTCCGCTTCGGCGAGCGGGGCGGCGATGACGACTTCGCTTTGCTCTTTGGCGAGCTTCGTAATTTTTTTTCGCTCATCAAGCTTCTCGTACGGCGCGAAAAAGACGACGATCGAAAACGGCGACGGCGCCTTCAAGTACGCCTCCAGCTTCGCCAAATCATGTTCGATCTCCTTCTCTTTTTCAGACGTAAAAAAATATGGATGCTTGATGAGAATGACACGCCGCTCGCCGAAAAACGGCGCCGTCTCGGCCTCCTCAAGCGCCGCCTCGATCGGCGTTTCCTCGCAGTCGTACACAGCCAAGTTCCACTCCCGCTCCTCCGGGCCAAGCGCTGCGTTCACCAATCGCTCATACGTTTCCATTAATAAAAACGGCTCATTGCCGTATAATAAATAAAGAGGAGAAAAACGCCGTTTTTCAATGTTTCCCCATACGCGTTCCAACATGTTCCCGTCTCCATTC
Above is a window of Geobacillus thermoleovorans DNA encoding:
- the holA gene encoding DNA polymerase III subunit delta, whose protein sequence is MLERVWGNIEKRRFSPLYLLYGNEPFLLMETYERLVNAALGPEEREWNLAVYDCEETPIEAALEEAETAPFFGERRVILIKHPYFFTSEKEKEIEHDLAKLEAYLKAPSPFSIVVFFAPYEKLDERKKITKLAKEQSEVVIAAPLAEAELRAWVRRRIESQGAQASDEAIDVLLRRAGTQLSALANEIDKLALFAGSGGTIEAAAVERLVARTPEENVFVLVEQVAKRDIPAALQTFYDLLENNEEPIKILALLAAHFRLLSQVKWLASLGYGQAQIAAALKVHPFRVKLALAQAAHFADGELAEAINELADADYEVKSGAVDRRLAVELLLMRWGTRPAQAGRHGRR